The Silene latifolia isolate original U9 population chromosome X, ASM4854445v1, whole genome shotgun sequence genome contains the following window.
AATAATATCACGGTTAAGTATCGGTTTCCTATGCCGAGGCTTGATGACATGCTAGACGAATTACATGGGTTACAAGTGTTCTCAAAAATTGATTTACGGAGCGGATACCATCAAATTCGTATGCGTGAGGGAGACGAGTGGAAGACCGCTTTTAAGACCAAGCACGGTTTATACGAATGGACcgtcatgccatttggtcttaCCAATGCACCGAGCACTTTTATGCGGCTAATGAATGAGGTATTAAAACCATTTTTGGGTAAATTTATTGTTGTATATCTTGATGATATTTTGGTGTATAGCAAAAATTTAGTCGATCATTTGCATCATTTAAAGCTCCTGTTTGAAGTGCTTAGAGATCAGAAACTTTTTggaaaaaaagaaaagtgttcttttgTGGTGGACAGTGTGCTATTTTTGGGGTACGTAGTGTCGAAAGACGGAGTATCCATGGATCAAACCAAAGTTGAAGCTATCAAGACATGGCCTATTCCCACAACTGTAAGTGAGGTGCGTTCTTTCCACGGTCTAGCTTCGTTTTATAGACGGTTCATAAGCAATTTCAGTTCAATCATGAGTCCTATTACTAATTGCTTAAAGAAAGGGTCATTTGTGTGGACTAAAGATGCCCAAGGGGCATTCGAATTAATCAAAGAACGGTTGTGTACGGCCCCAATTTTAGCTTTGCCAGACTTTACTCAACCatttgaagtcgagtgtgatgcGAGTGGGTTGGGTATAGGGGCTGTTTTGATTCAAAGAAAGCGACCCATTGCTTACTTCTCGGAAAAATTGGGAGGGGCTAGGTTGAATTATTGTACTTACGATAAGGAGTTTTATGCTATCGTTAGGGCACTCAatcattggagtcattatttACGTCCTAGTCATTTTATTCTACACTCGGATCACGAGTCTCTTAAGTACATCAATGGCCCACAAAAATTGAGTCCGCGTCATGCTAAATGGGTCGAATTTTTGCAATCCTTTAACTTCTCCGCAAAGTATAAGGATGGCAAGAgcaatgtggttgccgatgccttGTCTCGCAGGTACAATTTGTTAACAACGTTAAGTGCTCGATTGTTGGGGTTCGAAATATTGAAGGCCTGTTATCCGACAGATGTGGATTTTGGGGAGATATTTAGCAATGGCTTGGCTAAAGAAAACAGCGAGTATTTTATTCAAGATGGGTTTCTTTTTAAAGGAAACTGTCTTTGTGTTCCGAAACACCCAATTCGGGAATTGTTGGTGCGCGAGGCTCATGGAGGAGGGTTGGCTGGACATTTCGGTATAGCTAAAACAATGGAGGTTTTGAGAGAGCATTTCTTTTGGCCGAAAATGTTCGGTGACGTGTCGAAGATTGTAGCCAAATGTGTTACCTGCCAGGTAACTAAAAGTTCATTCAAGCCGGGCCCTTATACTCCATTACCGGTTCCCGAGAGACCTTGGGAGGAcgtctctatggactttattgtTGCTTTGCCTcgtactcaaaggggtaaggatGCTATTATGGTGGTCGTAGACAGATTCTCGAAAATGGCTCACTTCATTCCTTGTCACAAGACCGATGATGCTGGTAATGTCGCGGATTTATTCTACAAGGAAGTAGTACGGCTACACGGAATTCCCAAAACAATTGTTTCAGACCGAGACTCCAAATTTTTGAGTTACTTTTGGAATACGTTATGGCGTAAGGTGGGGACAAAGCTCTTGTTTAGCACTTCACATCATCCGCAAACGGACGGGCAAACCGAGGTCACAAACCGAACTTTGGGTACTTTATTACGCGGGTTAGTGAGTAAGACACAAAAGGATTGGGATATTAAGCTTGCTCACGCCGAGTTTGCTTATAACCGGTCTCCTACTTATGCTACGGGCCGGTCACCCTTTGAAGTGGTTTATGGGTTAAACCCTTATGCTCCACTCGACCTACTTCCGTTGCCTAGTGGAGAACTAGTCCATAAAGATGCGGAGTCCAAGCTTAAATCGATGCTAAAACTCCACCAACAGGTTCGGGACCGAATTGTGGAGATTAATGCAGCCTACCAACGTAAGGCAAACAAGCATAGAAAGCCTCGTATTTTCGAGAAGGGTGATCTGGTTTGGGTTCATTTAAGGAAAGAACGATTTCCGAGCAAGCGAAAAAACAAGCTCATGCCTAGGTCCGAGGGTCCTTTTAAGGTAATTGCTCGTGTTAATGACAACGCTTATAAGGTCGAGTTACCCGGGGACTACGGTGTTCATGCCACTTTTAACATAGGTGATTTGGCCCCATATTTCGATGATGACGGCCTTGCggaattgaggtcaattcctttCGAAGGGGGAGGAGATGATACGGGTAAGGATCCGATTGACACTACTCTTGGGCCGTTGGGTCTTATGGCATCAGTGGAGCATCCGAGTTCGAAGTCTCGATTCGTCAGTTTGGTTTCTTACGTTGGAATTGCTTAAAGTACAAGACTTCTACAAATTTAGTGTCATTTAACTAGTCAATAAAGGGTGGTTATTTCCCCTGTTTTGGTAtgctgttattttgctatttaaTTTGCTTTTACTAGGCCTTCAATTTCTAGAATTAATGGCCATAACTAGCTAGTTTAATTTTGTCATTAGGAGCCCTTTTACTGCCTTGAACGGTTGTTTTGGAGAGGCTATTTATAGTCTTGAATTCTATTGTATTCATCATTCAAGTTTAATcacaaaaatctcaaaaattgtTGTTGGCATTCTATTGTTAACTATTCATCTTGCGTATTTGAATGTTAACTTGTCgatctcaataggtcttgagttcgTCACCATTGATGAATTATAGGTTTAATTCATCAAATATCGCTTCCGCTTTTAAATTCGTATCACTTTTCCTCATTTCAGCAGCAAAGTAAAGCACAGGATTTTCAGTATGCTTATCGTAAAGTACTGACTCAGAAACTAGACATTGTTCCCAGATGAACCCGAGCAAAGACTCAAACCTTGTCGGGTTTGGAACGTGTTTGCTGGCGGCCATGGCCTTCAGTTTGGTCAATGCCACGTCACTGAAAATGAACCCTTTTGCTACTTTCTTCAGACTGTCATAAGTACTAAGGTAAGATTGAAAGCCAGAGTTATCTGGTTTTTCCTGTTTTTGCGGTTTTGAATGATAAGGAGGGAATGCAATGACAGTTGAGTCAAAGTCGGGTTGAATTAATTCGTTACAGTTTGTTCTAGCGAGGGCGGACCAATGCTTGAAGAATAACCCGAATGAGGTTCCATCCAGGATCTTATGGAGCAAGTAACACCCAATCACAACTCCGCCACAGCTGAAAACATTGACCTGAAACGCCAAGTGTACCAGTTCCGAAATGTGTTGCTTACCAGTACTGAGAATATCCTTAGGAGGACAAAATTGAAACTTGGTTGACAAGTCAAGTGACTGAGATGAGCCAAGAACAGCTGAAAGAGTGCAATTCACATGTGCTACAATAAAGGGTATCCCTTGATCGTTGCAGATGATGGTTGAGTCGTCTTTGCATCGACCTGCAAGAGGGTAGAAATGGGTAAGTGTCTGAGAAAGGGCTAGTTTTAGACCAGTAATATCAAGAGGTTGTGTTTGAGTAGTGGGATTGTAGAATATAAGAGATGAGACATGCATGGTAGCAGATATTTGATCAACCATAGAAAGATTGAAGGTTCGGAGATGAGGCGGTGTAGGAGTAGATGGTTTTACAGTTTCTCTAAATATGATTTTCACTTGTGATTCTAACATGGTTCtctccattttttttattttttttttctaggaATGCTTACTTATTTGCGGAATGCTGATCAACAGAAGGGGAAGATTAACTTGCTTATATATTGGACAAAGAACACGTGAATCATAATAATTCTtcaactagtttttgaacccgtgcactgcacgggtggtaaTGAAAATTATTAACAAAAGTAAAGTCTAAtgtattttttttggatttttcttcATGATACCCTTATATTTATTTGAATTTTACATGGTATTCTCGCTTTTCAAAAAATTCAATGATACCCTAAAATAGTCAAAATGCTCTAATTCAGCCCTTTTAAATGTTTAGTCTTATATTTTTGATTGATTTGTTGGCAATAATTTGTCATatcattaacataaacaatgtTTACTGATCTCATAAACATATTTTCTTTATAAAATTTAACTGTTTAAAAACATTATTTTTAGTAGTTTGGGTATTTTGAGAATATTTTTACTAAGTTTAAGGGTACCACTGATATTTTTAAATAAGTAGAGGTACCACGTAGAATTCGAAAAAACACAGGGGTATCACATAGAAAAACTCTACTTTGTCTACCCATACATTTTTGATAAGTTTATGTTACTTAATTTTATTCGAAATACTCTACTTTTTAAATTATGAGAGATGAAATCTGAAAAGTGGATAAAAAGTTATTGTAGATTTCATAACCTGTTTAGTACGCAgtgtatatttaattttactcaTTGTTATACACTTTTTATTATATTACCTCTCTCGTTTGTTCTCCTCTCAATTCTCTAACTCTCTCTCATTTCCTCTCCCACCCACCATCGCCTAGACGTCTGAAAACAGCATTCGCCATCACTGGCGGACTACCTCGAGACCCACCAGCAGACCCTCCGTAGCGGTGACTGCACCCAACACCTCGGACCACGATGCCCCTCTCAACCCCTGTCTCAGCAGCCCCCTCACAACTAACCACCACCCTGCAATCCATATCCTACGTCCTCCAACTACCATATCCCTTCTTGCCTCCATCATCCCCTACATCCCGTACCTCCAGCATAACCACTATCCTGACCCCACCTAATGCGTGACCTTTAACCCTTCGGGTAACCTTATGCGACTCCTGCCCCAACATTACCCACTCATCGCGACCCTTCCCATATCACGACCTCACACCATCAACACTGCCCATTCATTCGTTTTTCAAGTCGCCAAATAATAATTGTTTCATTTCTTTGCTTTTGTTTATTGAGGCATGTCAACATCAAAAATTATTTTGTCATGCAACACACTAAATTGAGATCATTTAAAATAGGATATTgaacaataaaattaaaatggataaaGTATTTTTTTCTTGCTAACACCTTACTCATAAACTTTTGAAATAATATTACGCATTAGTTGTTAGATAAATGTTAAAGTCATTACAACTTATATAaattgaaaataatattattGTCTACATTGATTTTTTGATAATTTTATATTATCTATTGCTCATGATCTGATATATGTTATAGAATTACTTGAGAAATTTAgctaatttatatttttttttctatcTTATTTTTCTCTGAACTCAATATCAGAATAAAGTAAGATTTTTTCAAGGTAATGAAATCTTCCGCTTCTTTCGTTAAATGATGTACTTTAATTTAGAGAAAGAATCAAAATTTATGATTAGTAGCAAATTTATGATTATCCTCGAACCTTATTAATACTGTAGCGAAACAAAGTGCTAAAGAGAAATGCTTCATCTTAGTAGCAAATTTATGATTATCCTCGAACCTTATTAATACTGTAGCGAAACAAAGTGCTAAGGAGAAATGCTTCATCTTAATTAAACTTTATTGATAAGTTAGCAGTCGATCACGATGAAGTGGTCAATATTATCCAAGGGATATACACTTTGGCTCCCATGTTGCAACCTGAAAAGATGATAGCCTCATAGTCCTACAGGGCTACAGACACGATTCCTTAGATCAGTTATCAAGAAGCCTTGTAAAACCCCCAAACAACTTGATAGATAACATCAAACTTACCTAAAACCAAATTTAAAATAAGTAACCGAGAATAAAGAGTTCATATTTCGATCACAAATAATCAAATCTCATATGAATGCTCTTTATACTGGATTCTCGCCTTATTTTCCATACTACGTTGAAGTATGGGTATGCATCACAAGATTTCCTCATCTtcttttgtaatttttttattttggttAACATTTTCTTTCGTAAGTTAAAAAGGGATTAATTTACTCCATTTTTATAGATAATTGTTGAAATGCACCAATTGATTATAAAAATCTTCCAGTTGTGTATGTTTTGAATAAAAAGGTATCATCTTAGTGCAAGATTTTAGGCAACTCTTGAGCAATATCACTAATGTGATTGTTATTTTCATTTCTGAATTGATTAGAACTTGATGTGACTTTGATTTTCGAGATGGCATTGAGAAATTATGATAGCGGCTAGACATTAGCAAAAATCGATCACCTAATAGTAAATTCAAAAATTGATTAAAAGATGAGAGTTATAATGAATCCTAATTCTTGGTAGAACATCTTCTATCCCTTGTCAAAAAGAtgcatgtttttgtaaaaatattttttttttccacaACAATGTAGAAAGTTATATTTCGTATATGGTTGGAAATAttagaataaaataaaataaatctaaagtAAAACAACtaactaataatataatatacatatatataaatctatatacaatattaaacaaattaaACAGATCTTTTTCCTtcataattgatgaaaatatccAACCAATTACTAATATGGTAGAAAGTCTCATCGTCAACGTATATGCTAAAAATCTAGACTGCATGTTCGATGTGtaggtattttttttttatcaatcttCCATCATCCACTTTAGCTGCATTGATTGAGCTTTTATGTAAATGGAAGAGTAATATTACAATGTACATCTAGGGGTGAGCAAAATtggatatccgatacggttttggaaatcgtatcggatatccggttttttaaatctcatttttttatTATCCTTATCCGATACGATTTTTCCGTATATACGGAAACCGTATATCCGGTATCCGGTTTTTAGCctcatttatgtaatttaatatattttttttccttttctatgTATGATGTTGGTTTTTTTTCGTAatttaaaagtgttttaaaaagtAATAAGAGTAAATAACTTATAAAGTTTAATACTAATAAGGTTTAATCACTAACATATtggatattttgtgatttatatatatattttaatattttattctagAAAAAAGGCAACCGTATCGGATACCGTATATCCGGTTTCATATTTTGCCGAtccttatccgatacggtttttaaACAACCGTATCGAATATCCGGAAATTCGTATCTGATATCCGAAAATCCGTATAATTAAATTCGTATAGCGTATCGGATACATAtaataaaaccgtatcgtataattTTGCTCAGCCCTATGTACATCCTCTGATCATCATCTAAAAAATCACAAACTATCCTCGTACATCATTCCCTCTTGGTTGGTTTGTGTTTGCATGTTTCAATAAAATCGTTTTTTGTCCGTAGCTTTGACTGTAATCAACGTCTTACTAATGTCCCTTATGCTTACAATTTATGGAAATCTAACAGGGGAAAAAAATTGTGGAAggtaaaaatcatataaaattatTACTTTTAACCGAGATCAACCCACccgatttataaaaaaaaatgaattattataaaacATAACTTTTCTTATTGATGATGTCCATTAACACAACTCTGATACGTCTTAAAATCAAGTAGTTGAAATATGTATGATGATTATGAT
Protein-coding sequences here:
- the LOC141620841 gene encoding stemmadenine O-acetyltransferase-like, translating into MERTMLESQVKIIFRETVKPSTPTPPHLRTFNLSMVDQISATMHVSSLIFYNPTTQTQPLDITGLKLALSQTLTHFYPLAGRCKDDSTIICNDQGIPFIVAHVNCTLSAVLGSSQSLDLSTKFQFCPPKDILSTGKQHISELVHLAFQVNVFSCGGVVIGCYLLHKILDGTSFGLFFKHWSALARTNCNELIQPDFDSTVIAFPPYHSKPQKQEKPDNSGFQSYLSTYDSLKKVAKGFIFSDVALTKLKAMAASKHVPNPTRFESLLGFIWEQCLVSESVLYDKHTENPVLYFAAEMRKSDTNLKAEAIFDELNL